TGAGTATCGGGGAATATATTAAGAAAATTCGTGAAGATAGAAAACTTTCCATAAATCAACTCGCTCTATATTCAAACGTAAGTGCTGCACATATATCTCGTATAGAACGAGGTTTGCGTGAACCTTCGCCAGAAATTCTGAAAAAAATTTCTGAAGTATTAGATGTACCATATGAAGAGTTGATGAAAATTGCTGGATATTTAAATGATAATATTAATATTCCAGAAGACTACGTAAAAAAATATAAAGTCACCAAACGGGACCTCATGCAGTATGAAGACTTTATTCAACATGCAGGTGCTTTCTTTATGAATGATGAGGTGGCAGAAGAAGACAAAGAAAAGCTTTTTCGTGATATCTCAGAGCTTTTCTGGGAAGCTAAAGAAATGAATAAAAAGAAATATGGTAAGAAAAAGAAAAAAGAAGAAAATTAGCAGGGTGAAGAAATATGCTGAACTGCATGGAAACATGCAGAAGTATGGGATAAAAAGCCCATGCGGTAACAGTTTTGAGTTTAGCAATCCAAATGGATAAATTAACTAATCCAAGTCATTTCAGTAAATTTAGTGGAGTGTTAAAGCCAATGCCAGCAATTGAAAGAATTGAAAAATTCGCCCAAATGCAAAATAGCTGCAAAGGAGTTGATTCCATCGTAAAACAATTCAATACTATGGGTAATGTAATTGCCCCACTTCAGAGTAATCTGCTGATGTAAATCGGGTTAATTCATAGAAAACCCTGACATAAAGTCGAGGGCAACTATGAGCCAAGCCGTGAGAATTCGCCTAGGCGTATCCCGGAAGGTGCAACGCATAGATGGTGAGGAGCGATGCCAATAAACCATCCACGAAAGCCCGACACCCTGCTAATTTCAATTATATTATAACATAAGACTATAAAGTATATAGGTGAGTTTTATGGTAAATATTCATGCCCGTGTCAAGCATTTAATATATAAATATGGCACAAGAAATCCTGAAAAAATTGCTAGAAATTTAAAGATGCATATAAGATATAAGGAGTATAATGATTTCACTAAGGGATATTATATAAATTTGATACGAAATAAATTCATTATTGTTAATTCTCTTTTAGATTTAAATAGTAGACGTATTGTTTTAGCTCATGAACTGGGACATGCTTTATTGCACTTCAACCAAGATATTTATTTCATACGTGAATATACCCTTTTTCCAATAGGCCGTTTTGAAATTGAAGCCAATAAATTTGCTGCTGAATTGCTTATAGATGACGATGAAATCCGGAATGATTGGAGCATTCCAGAGATGAGCTGCTGGCTTGGAGTACCTGAGGAATTAGTAAAATATAAGTTAGGTATATATTAATTATGGTTTAATGTCTGCAAGTTTTCAGCTTACCTGTCAGGGATTGAAATAACAAGCTTCTAAATGAAGACTCTTTTAAACCAAGAAGTTTTTAGCCTACCT
The nucleotide sequence above comes from Thermoanaerobacterium sp. CMT5567-10. Encoded proteins:
- a CDS encoding helix-turn-helix domain-containing protein, with product MSIGEYIKKIREDRKLSINQLALYSNVSAAHISRIERGLREPSPEILKKISEVLDVPYEELMKIAGYLNDNINIPEDYVKKYKVTKRDLMQYEDFIQHAGAFFMNDEVAEEDKEKLFRDISELFWEAKEMNKKKYGKKKKKEEN
- a CDS encoding ImmA/IrrE family metallo-endopeptidase, which translates into the protein MVNIHARVKHLIYKYGTRNPEKIARNLKMHIRYKEYNDFTKGYYINLIRNKFIIVNSLLDLNSRRIVLAHELGHALLHFNQDIYFIREYTLFPIGRFEIEANKFAAELLIDDDEIRNDWSIPEMSCWLGVPEELVKYKLGIY